Genomic window (Sphaerodactylus townsendi isolate TG3544 linkage group LG12, MPM_Stown_v2.3, whole genome shotgun sequence):
CCCtacacatggaggctccatttagctgtCATGTTTAACAGTTTTCAATAAACACAGTAAATTTCCTCTGTTCTTTCTGCAAAGCTGTCGAAGCCAGAGCCGCTCCCTGTGACTTTTTGACAGTAAATCCCATAAGTAAATTGCATTTTTTACCATAACATCAGAGAGACTCCCGTTCTGGGCCAGCCACTTCTTCGCTTTGGGGGGATTGtcagctttcatttttgccaGTGTTTTCGTAAGAGAGCCTGTTGCTTTTATCTTTAACAGATTGTATGCCAGATGGCTTACAGAGCTATTGCTTGCAAATTGATGGTTAAGAGGGGATCTCATTTTGGATAAAGGCAGGGATTAATAATTGGTTCTAATGCTGGGCTGTTGCTGCCCCCGTCGTGGCCATGCTCATCTTGACCTGTACACCGTGTGGTTAAACTGGCTTCCTCGGAAGAGTGGGCATTGTGGTATGTTACATTCTTGTGCGGGTTCTGTATAGAGCACATCCGTCAGGCCATAGGTACTTCTTGGTGTAGAAAGCTTGGAATGACATAAAACTCATCTCCAGGCCAAATAGAAAAGTAATCCCCTCCTATAAACCAGCGGATGTTGCTGATTCATGCTGTTATTTAGCAGAAGATCAAGAATATAATGATCAAGCTGAGCTTACAggctctttttttccctctttttgccCTAAAATGGTCACGAGTGCACCATTCGCCTCCCCGCAtccaatggtgaaagtggatggGCGCAAATCTCTTGTTAAAAGACTGCAGCCACACTCACTGCCTGTTCTTGCAGCTTATAACGCTTGCGTGGAGTCCCCATCCCTCCTGTATCTTGCCGATCTGCATGCTGTGAGGCACCCTCAAGGGCCCATTTCTGGCAGCGTCCAGATCAAGCTGCTGGTGCACAAACTCTTGTCTGCTGTTCTTTTCTGCAGCTCCCACGATGACCACTTTGGATGATAAACTGCTGGGCGAGAAACTTCAGTACTACTACAGCAGCAGCGAGGATGAGGATAGcgacaaggaggatcaagacaaGGAGCAGCGCTCCCTCTCTAGCTCCGGACCTGCAGAAGTGGAGCTGAGCAGTGATGGCAGTGCCGTGAACACAGGTGCGTACAACCTCAATTATGGTCCTTTGCTCAGCATGAAGTTTGCCTACCAAAATCAATTAGTTTACTTCTTAACCCTGGACCTTTGGGGGCATTGGACAATACAACCAAGCAACTGGGAGCCTAGCTACCATGCATATTGGTGCACAACCCTGCTTCTGGTGCACACTGTCATCCTGTCTAAATAGTGGAATGCATGCATTTTTCATGTCCATGCAGCTTTGGTATCTGTGAAGTGACAACTGGATTTTTCTGGGTCTTCTTTCATGCATACCTAAGGCATATGCTCATGCAAGATTAGCTTGTTCTCCGTGATACCAGAACATATGGGGAGTGTCACAGGTAGTCCACGGTCTTGCTAAGCACTGTTCCTTGGctctctgtatgtgtgtatgcatgtctGAAAGGGGCTAATGCAAAAGACTGTCCttgattttctcttcattttgctACTGGCTTCTCAAAACGGAAAGCTGGAATGGAATTCGAAATTCTTCCATTAGAAATTGTTTGTAATTGTGGCTTCTCGTAACTTTTATCCTTAAGTAGAACATGTGAAGCTGCTTTATCCCTTGGTCTTCTGACAGGCAACCGCATTCTAGGGCCTCTTGCAGAGAAAGATCTGCCCCAGCACCAATTACCTGAGACCCTCCTTGCTAGGGACTGAACCTGCCACTTTCTGTCTACAAAACAAGGGCTGAGCCATGGCCCCACCTCTTGTGAACTCCTTCCAGTCCAGAGTGACAACTGAGGTCTGCAGCTGATCTAGCTCTTCTGATCTCCGATGCCTCCttgatttctttctctcttctcttctccaggtcCTAAAGGCGTCATCAATGACTGGAGAAGGTTCAAGCAGTTGGAGACAGAGCAGCGTGTGGAGCAGTGCCGGGAAATGGAGAGGCTCATCAAGAAGCTCTCCATGACCTGCAGATCACACCTGACTGAGGAAGAAgaccaaaaaaagcaaaaagaactTCAGGAGAAGCTGAATGGGAAGGTGAGGGTGGCGGAACATGTCCCCAAGAAAACAGCTACGTGCCACGTTTTGGAATGACAGCAGTACTGTTTTCTAGGTGGAAAATCCAAGCAGAGCAGCCTACACATGGGCTCTCTATCTGGCATTCATTTTGGATGATATTTaaggtttaaaaatgcatttcttttagACTGCCATGAcaatcttcctcctcctgcagctgccAAATTGGACCCCGTGTTCCACTGTTTTGAACATCCATGTTGTCAATAACTTATCCTGGTTTTATTCTGTTTAGTGTTCTGATTTGCAGGTTCACCCCAAGAATCCTAGGAATGAATGTTTTCCCTGTTCTATTTGCATGGTTCAGAATTTTACAGACTGGCTGGTGGGTGTGCATATGTGCCCTGTTGTCCAAACTTCTGCACCCATCAGTTCCCACAATGAATATGCACACAGTCCCCCCACCAAAAGCACACTTTGAAAGGGTCTCAACAACTTAACACAAATATAGCTGgaggattctccccaccccctttgcagCCTGCCATTAAAAGGTGTTTGAtatttcctctcccccctcccccaccatttctCCTAGCTTACTCTGCAGGAGTACAGCATGCTGAACGAGAGTGCCGACGACGAGGAGTTCCTGCAGCAATACCGCAAGCAGCGGATGGAAGAGATGCGGCAGCAGCTGCATAGTGGGCAACAGTTCAAGCAAGTGTTTGAGATCCACAGCGGGGAGGCTTTCCTTGACACCATCGACATGGGGCACAAGAATACACTGGTGATGATCCACATCTACGAGGATGACGTCCCCGGGGCTGAAGCCCTCAACGGCTGCATGATTTGCCTTGCTGCCGAGTACCCTGCAGTCAAGTTCTGCCGGGTGAGAAGCTCCCTGATTGGTGCTAGCGCTCATTTCACCAACAATGCACTGCCGACCCTTCTGGTCTACAAGGGCGGGGAACTCATCGGCAATTTTGTGCGTATCACCGACCAACTGGGCGAAGACTTCTTTGCGGTGGACTTGGAGGCGTTCCTGCAAGAATGTGGCCTGCTTCCCGAAAAGGACCTGGTGCTCCTCACGTCCATCTGCCAGGCCTCCTCCTTCTACAGTGAGGACAGTGACCTGGAAATAGACTGAAGCCAGGCAGGGACAGGAGGGAAGGCAGATCAGGAGATGCAAACATCTAGGCATTTTCCCATTTCTAGGTAGTTCACAGAGGGTGGATAATTATTTTCTGACCACTTTGTCCCTGGCAGGCAGCCACCTCAGAGCCCCCGATCCTGTTCAGCAAAACAGCACACTGGCCATATTGGGGGATCATGACAGACCGCCTCTCACATATGACACACGATTGAAGGATTCCTGGTTGGAGAAATCTTGAATGGAGTTCCAATTTGCAAGCATTTGTGTCCTCCCCTCAAGCCAGTATTCTGAAGCCGATACCTGCTTGGAATCCTGGTTTAAGGGGACAAACAACTGCCCGGGTTCCTGTATTCAGATGTTACAGAAACTGGAGCCTGATTCAAGGCTTCCCAAACCAAGAAACTTTCAGGTGTGCTTTGTGGGAGCGCAGCAAGAAGCTGTGTCCTTCCGGGATTGTCATGCTGTCCAAATGCAGACtttctcctcctgccctcccttgcatttGGGTCTTCCTCTGCTGTTTCTTGTATTTATTTGCATCTGAGCTCTGGTAGCTACATTTCTTTGCTATCTTTCATGTGAAGAATCATAGGAGATTGTGTCAGCTGGGCAATTAATACCACTAATCCCCCAGGAAAACCAGGGCAAGTTTGAGCCCTTTAATGTACAATGATCGGGGAGCAGATACAGTTTAATGAACAGTGACTTCTAATTGTTGTTGTATCTCTGTCCAGCCGGTTGCTTGTTAAGAGCTCTCATGTCAGGGTTTCAGTCACTCCT
Coding sequences:
- the PDCL gene encoding phosducin-like protein — translated: MTTLDDKLLGEKLQYYYSSSEDEDSDKEDQDKEQRSLSSSGPAEVELSSDGSAVNTGPKGVINDWRRFKQLETEQRVEQCREMERLIKKLSMTCRSHLTEEEDQKKQKELQEKLNGKLTLQEYSMLNESADDEEFLQQYRKQRMEEMRQQLHSGQQFKQVFEIHSGEAFLDTIDMGHKNTLVMIHIYEDDVPGAEALNGCMICLAAEYPAVKFCRVRSSLIGASAHFTNNALPTLLVYKGGELIGNFVRITDQLGEDFFAVDLEAFLQECGLLPEKDLVLLTSICQASSFYSEDSDLEID